The sequence ACCTGTACGACACCGGCGTGTGGATCTTCGACGACATGGCCTCCGCACAGAGCCCCATGTTCTCGCCCCGGGCCGCCGAACAGATCCTCATGCCCGCATGGGCGCACATGGTCAGCGCCTTCAAGGCGGCCGGTGCGGCCAAGGTCTGCCTGCACAGCGATGGCAACATCATGCCGGTGCTGGACCTGCTCGTGGACTGCGGCTTCGATGGCATCAACCCGGTGGAGTACCGCGCGGGGTTGGACGCGGTGAAGCTGCGGGCCAAGTACCCGAAGCTGGCGTTGCTCGGCGGGCTGGACAATGTCCACATCCTGCGCGACGGCACGCCCGAGCAGATCCGTGAGCACACCAGGTACATCCTCTCAGCCGCGCCGGGCCTGGCGCTCGGCACGCACTCGGTCGGCCCGGACATCCCGGTGCGCAACTGGGACATCATGTTCGAGACGTGGCAGGAGTTCGGCCACAACTGACGCGACGTCGGAGGGACGCCATGCGGCACGTTCTGTTCTGCCTGCTGATCGTGCTGGCGGTGGGGGTCGCGCACACCGAGGTGACGCCGGTCGTCACCTTCGACCAGGCGCCCGTCGGCACTGCCCCAGACGGGTGGAAGCTGCGTGGCTCGAACGGCTATGCCTCGAAGATGGCGGTGGCGGAGTGCGAGGTCGAGGGGCGGACGCGTCGCTGCCTGGAGGTTGAGTACAACTTCGAGGCGGAACGCAACCCGCACGGTCTGAACCCGGGCGCGAAGACGGTGGTCATCGGCGCGTGGCTGAGGCTGCCGGAGAACACGCGGCGGCTGCGCGTGACGCTCGAAGGCGACGGCGCGGATCACGGCCTGGTCGTCGGCGTGGGGGAGGCGGCGGAGTGGTTCAACTTCCCGGCCGGCACGGTGGACTGGCGCGGCTGGCAGATCGCCGAGGTGGACCTGGGCGGCCAGTACCGCGACAACGGCGGTCGCGGCGCGAATGGCCGTCTCGACCCGCCGCTGTATCTGGCGAGCGTGAACCTGCTGCAGAACCCGCAAGGGCCCGCGCGGGGGACCGTGCGCCTGTTGGGTGTGGAGGCCGTGACGGGCGCGCCAACACCGGTGGACGACCTGCGGATCATGCTGTGGGACAGCGCGGCGACCGGCGTCGTCAGCACCGATGCGGTCGCGCAGGCGACGCTGCGGATCGCCAACCCGAGCGCGCAGGATGTGAGCGGCACTGTCGCCTGGAAGATCACCTCGCCGGACGGGTACAAGACCGACGGTGCCAGGGACTGCGCCGTGGGGGGCGGGAAGATCGAGCACCTCCCGCTGACCGGCCTGCCGGAGCGCTGCTCGTACTATGCTGTGGACGTGCGCTTCACCGCCGGCGAGGCGCGCCAGGACAAGCGCCTCAGTTGCGTCGTCGCCCCGCCCGTGAAGGCCTCGGCACGGCTCCGGTACGGCCTGGGCGTGTTCGGCGCGAAGCCGAGCCTCGACAGCCGATGGCTCCAGCCGCTACGTGGCCTGGGGGCCGACTGCACGGTTATCTCCTGGGCCACAGCGAAGCCGACCGACACAGCGGACGGCGGCGGCCTGGACGAAATGGTGTATGAGGCCAGCCGCCTGGGGCTGCAGCCTGTGGGTTGCGTGGGACTGACGGCCAACGACCTGAGCGCCGCCGTGGCGGCCCTGCCTGCCCTGCAGCAACTGGCGACGCGCTATCGCGACCACATCACGCTGTGGTCGTGCCCGTGGCTCGATGATCCCGACCAGATGGGCCAACTGGCGAAGCTGGTGGCGCCCGATTTGCGCCAGCGGCTCGGCCATCCGGTGGCGGTGCTGCCGACAGCGGCGGCGAACCCGTGCCTGTGGGGCGCGATGCCCGACCTTCTTGCGGACGCCGCCGGCGTCTTCTGCGACACGCTGGAGATGAACGTGGGCGCGCCGGCCGAGTGGCCCCCCGCCCGGCTGACCGCCGTGGCGCACGAAGCCTACGGGGGGCGCATGATGCAATGGGGCGGGATCGTCAACCGCGATCCTGGCTTCACCGGCAATGCTCAGCCGTCCGTCGCCGAGCGGCAGGAACGCGACGCGCGGGGGCTGGCGGTCACGCTGCTGGAGTGGTCAGCCGCGGCGCCGTCGGGCGACACGCTGCTGTGTCCGGTGGTCAATGCGCCGCTGTCAGTAGCGGGCCACGAGAGCCGCCTGTTCAGCGAATGGAGCCATCCGCTGCCGGCCGCGGCGGCGTTCGCGACGATCGCTCATCTGCTCGGCAACGCGACCCCCGGAGCCTCGGAGACCAGGGGTGACTATCGCGTGCAACGGTTCGCCACTCCCGACGGGCCAGTCGTTGCCGTGTGGCCCGAGAAGCCTGAGCCGCAGCCGCTGACAGTGCGAGTGAAGGCAACGGGTCGCACCTGGCGCATTCACTATCTCGGGGCGCGGGAGGCCCTGCCGCCGGGCGAGACTGCGGTGGCGCTTGGACGTGAACCCGTGTACCTCCAGGGCGAGTGCGAGACTGCGCCCTGACCGCCATTCGGTCGCACGAAAGGAACGCCAGCATGCTTGAGCGCCTCGCGTGGGTAGCCATCGCCGTACTCGTCCTCACCTCCTCGGCCGTTGCGCAAGTGAAGTGGCAGATCGGCAAGCCCATCGTCACGTACTACGCCGGGCCCGACATGACCGACGCCACCGCGCAGCAGATGGCCGCAGGCAACTTCAACGTCGTGTGGTGCAGCGAGAAGCAACTCGACACCGTGCACAAGCACGGCCTGCGGGGGATGCTGCGAGACGGCCTGCTGAACCCCGCGGTGCTCGAGGATGCCGGCAAACGCGCGCAACTGGACGCACTCATCGAGCGCGTGAAGGGCCACCCGGCACTGTACTCGTACTACCTGATTGACGAGCCCAACGCCTCGCGTTTCCCGGAGTTCGGGAAGCTGGTCGCGTACCTGCGCGAAAAGGACCCGGCCCGTATGGCCTACATCAACCTCTTCCCGACATACGCGAGCAACGAGCAACTCGGCAACAAGGGCGATGTCGTCACGGCGTACCGGGAGCACCTGCAGCAGTTCGTGGACATCGTGAAGCCGGACCTCATCAGCTACGACCACTACCACTTCACGGCCAATGGCGACAGCAAGCAGTACTTCCTGAACCTGGGCCTCATCCGTGAGGCAGCGTTGCGGGCGGGGGTGCCCTTCCTGAACATCGTCCAGGCCTGTAGCTGGCACCCGTCCATGCGCATCCCGCACACGAACGAGGTGCGCTGGCTGGTGAACACCTCGCTGGCGTATGGGGCGCAGGGCATCTCATACTACGTGTACGCCCATCCCGGCCACCTGGGCGCCCTGGCCACACTGGACGGACAGCCCACGCCGCTGTACTACGGTCTCAAGAGCGTGAACCACGACTTTGCGGCGATGGCGGCCGAGCTGCAGCCGCTGACCTCGCTGGGCGCCTACCACGCGAACGTGGCGGAGCTGCCTCTGGGCGCCACGGCTCTGCCGGCGAACGCTCCGCTGCGCGTAGGCGCGGACGTCGCAGACGCGCCCCTCCTCATCGGTGCCTTCGGCCCGCGGGGCGGCGCGGCGACACACTTCGTCGTTGTGAACCTCGACTATGGCAAGCCCCTGCAGACGTCGCTCACTGCTGACGCTCCGCTGACGGGCCTCAACCCGGCCACCGGCCGCTGGTCGGCCCTGCGCGGCCCGAAGCTCCGCCTGGAAGCGGGTGGGGCGAAGCTGCTCCGAATCGCAAGGTAGGAAGGGAAGCTAACGATGGTGCTCCGTCCCGTGCAGTTCCCCGTGCAGGGCTATCTGCCGTGCTCGAACGAGGCAGTCGTGCGTGAGCCGGCGCGTGATCTGCCGGTGGTTGCCGACGTGGATGTGTGCGTCCTGGGCGGGGGGATGACCGGCGTGTGCGCCGCTGTGGCCGCTGCCCGCGCCGGGGCCTCGGCGCTGCTGGTGGAGCACTACGGCTTCCTCGGCGGCATGGCCACCTCCTCGATGGTGCTCATCTGGCACAGCCTCTATGGCATGGACCGGAAGACGAAGGTAATCGGCGGTCTGCCCGACGAGATCATCGCGCGTCTGCGAGCGATGGAGGGCATCTACAACGCGAGTGAGGGCGACACCGCGCACTGGGTCGTTGACGCCGACAAGACGCGCTTCGTGCTGGATGACTTCGTGCTTGCCGATGGGGTGAAGCTGCTGCTGCACAGCCGCCTGGCCGGGGTGGTCCGCGATGGCCGGCGCATCACGGCGGCGTTGGTGGAGACCAAGAGCGGGCGCGGGGCGATCCGTGCGCAGACGTACATTGACTGCACCGGCGACGCCGACCTGATCCGCTTCGCCGGCGGGCAGACCGAGGTGGGGGACAGGGACGGGGGATGCCAGGCCCCCTCGCTGTGCTTCCGCCTGCGCCACGTGGACCAGTCACAGACCGGCCTGGACACCGTACAGGCGAAGCTCTACGCGCTGACGATGGACTACAACGGCGGCAAGTACCCGCCGCTGCTGTGGGGCGTGCGCTGGCCCGGCTGTGGGGATGTCATGCTCGCCGGCACGCGGGTGCTGAACATCAACTCCGCCGACGCGCTGAGCCTCACCCGCGCCGAGATCGAGGGCCGCTACCAGTTGCGGTGGTTCCTGCGTGAGACACGCAAGTTCCCCGGCTGGGAGCAGGCGGAGTTGGTGGCGATGGGGGTGCAGATCGGCCTGCGCGAGAGCCACCGCATCCTCGCCGAGCACCAACTACAGCGCGAAGAGGTGCTCGATGGTGTGCGCTTCCCGGACGCGATCGGGCAGGGCACATACCCGGTGGACATACACAACCCCTCCGGACCGGGCATCGTCTTCGAGCAACTCGACGGCCTCCGCCGCGAGGTCAAGGGCGACCGCACGATGCTCCAGGACCGCTGGGACGGCGCCGCACCCGACGCTCCGACGCGCGACACGCTGTGCTACCAGATCCCGTATCGGAGCCTGATCCCGCTGGACTTCGACAACGTGCTCGTCGGGGGACGCTGCTGCGGGGCGACGCACGAGGCGGCCGGCGCCATTCGTGTGATGATCAACTGCATGCAGACCGGCCAGGCCGCCGGTGTGGCGGCGGTACTGAGCACCGGCGATGTGCGTGGGGTAGAGGTCGGGGCGTTGCAGGGGAGGCTGCGGGAGTTGGGGATGCCGCTGCTGTAGGGCGGGAGGGGTCAGCCCCCGCCCCTACCGGCTAAACCGGATGTCCAGGACATCCCCATCCTTGACGATGTACTCCTTGCCCTCCAGCCGCACCAGCCCATGCTTGCGGCATTCGGTCAGCGAGCCGTACTGGTCCAGGTCGGTGAACGCCACGGTCTCGGCGCGGATGAACCCGTTCTGCAGGTCGGTGTGGATCTTGCCGGCCGCCTCGGGGGCCGTCGCTCCCTGGTGCACCGGCCAGGCATGGACTTCCTTCTCCCCGGCCGTCAGGAACGTCACCAGGTGCAGCAGGTCGTACGCCGCGCGAATGAAGCGATCGCGCGCCGAGGCCTCGAGGCCGTAGTCGGCCAGGAAGTCGACCTGCTCCTCGGGTGGGAGTTGCGCGATCTCGATCTCCAGCGCAGCGCAGAAGTTCAGGTGCGGCAGGCCTAGCTCATCCGCAAGCTGGACAGCCCCGGCGGCCTTCCCGCCCTGCAGATCGTCCTCGCCGACGTTGCACGCCACCAGCAGCGGCAGCGCCGTGACCAGCGTCATGCCCGACAGCAGCTTCTGCTGGTCGGGCGTCAGCCCCATCTCGATGACCGGCTTGCCGGCGCTGAGCGCGGCGTGCAGTTTCTCGAGCAGATGCGCCTCGTTGCTCCCGCGGTCCTTTTTGGCGCCTTCGGCGATGCGGTCCAGCCGTCGGCCCACGATGTCCAGGTCGGCCATCGTGAGTTCGAGCAGCAGCGTCTCCAGGTCCCCGCGGGCGTCGAGGGGCGAACCCGTGTGGTCGAGGTCGCCGAAGCACTGCAGCACGATGGCGAAGGCATCGGCCTCCTGCGCCAGGCGCGACAGGTGCTTCTGGACCTGCTGGCCGCCGCCGCCACTCTCGATGGGGTCGGTGTCCACCAGCATGATCTCGGCGTATGTGATCTTGGGGGGATTGTAGATCTCTGCCAACCGCAACAGGCGCGGCTCGGGCACCTGGACCGCGCCGACGCGCTCACCGGCGCCGGAGGGTTGCGGCGGTAGCCCCGTGAGGGCCGCGAAACATGAACTCTTGCCACTGCCCGGCAGGCCAATCAAGCCGATCTTCATGGGGTCCTCCTCAACACCGTGGTGGGGGTCACGGACGTCGGCGCGCCTTCGTGCTGGCGTGCGTGGGAGCGGTCACCGACCGCGACGCAGCACGGCCTGGATGTCCTCTTCGCTCACCGGCCCAACCCGCAGCACCGCCGGCGGTTGCACCGTCAAGTCCACCACCGTGGACGCCTCTCCGCCCGGGCACGGCCCGCCGTCCACGATGAGGGCCACCGCCTCCCGCAGCGCGGACGACAGCGCGGACACACTCGTCGCGGGCGCTTCACCGGCCAGATTGGCGCTGGTGGCGACCACGGGAAGGCCGCAGGCCGCCAGGATGGCGCGCGTGAGCGGCAGGTCGGGCACACGCACACCCACCGTGTCCCGCCCGCCCGTCACCAGGGGTGACACTTGCGGCAGCCTG comes from bacterium and encodes:
- a CDS encoding FAD-dependent oxidoreductase; this translates as MVLRPVQFPVQGYLPCSNEAVVREPARDLPVVADVDVCVLGGGMTGVCAAVAAARAGASALLVEHYGFLGGMATSSMVLIWHSLYGMDRKTKVIGGLPDEIIARLRAMEGIYNASEGDTAHWVVDADKTRFVLDDFVLADGVKLLLHSRLAGVVRDGRRITAALVETKSGRGAIRAQTYIDCTGDADLIRFAGGQTEVGDRDGGCQAPSLCFRLRHVDQSQTGLDTVQAKLYALTMDYNGGKYPPLLWGVRWPGCGDVMLAGTRVLNINSADALSLTRAEIEGRYQLRWFLRETRKFPGWEQAELVAMGVQIGLRESHRILAEHQLQREEVLDGVRFPDAIGQGTYPVDIHNPSGPGIVFEQLDGLRREVKGDRTMLQDRWDGAAPDAPTRDTLCYQIPYRSLIPLDFDNVLVGGRCCGATHEAAGAIRVMINCMQTGQAAGVAAVLSTGDVRGVEVGALQGRLRELGMPLL
- a CDS encoding YchF family ATPase produces the protein MKIGLIGLPGSGKSSCFAALTGLPPQPSGAGERVGAVQVPEPRLLRLAEIYNPPKITYAEIMLVDTDPIESGGGGQQVQKHLSRLAQEADAFAIVLQCFGDLDHTGSPLDARGDLETLLLELTMADLDIVGRRLDRIAEGAKKDRGSNEAHLLEKLHAALSAGKPVIEMGLTPDQQKLLSGMTLVTALPLLVACNVGEDDLQGGKAAGAVQLADELGLPHLNFCAALEIEIAQLPPEEQVDFLADYGLEASARDRFIRAAYDLLHLVTFLTAGEKEVHAWPVHQGATAPEAAGKIHTDLQNGFIRAETVAFTDLDQYGSLTECRKHGLVRLEGKEYIVKDGDVLDIRFSR
- a CDS encoding threonylcarbamoyl-AMP synthase, which produces MSAEVLLSDPLDPDPHAVAVAAQALIAGKLVILPTETVYGLACRADDEAALQRLTEAKGRASDKALPIVLPHPAMLSQVARVTVEAQQLATAYMPGPVTLVLPRLPQVSPLVTGGRDTVGVRVPDLPLTRAILAACGLPVVATSANLAGEAPATSVSALSSALREAVALIVDGGPCPGGEASTVVDLTVQPPAVLRVGPVSEEDIQAVLRRGR